One Elgaria multicarinata webbii isolate HBS135686 ecotype San Diego chromosome 6, rElgMul1.1.pri, whole genome shotgun sequence DNA segment encodes these proteins:
- the PPP1R3B gene encoding protein phosphatase 1 regulatory subunit 3B isoform X2, which produces MRILDSFPHKPTMAVDVAMQFCLRTPPLRRESFAYKIAPKSKKPLRPCIHLNSSTELNELGAEVKALQRKRVKKRVSFADSRGLALTVVKVFSEFDNSLDIPFNITELIDNIVGLTTVDRDDFVLDFVLPSADYLDFRNRLQADYVCLENCTLKDKAITGTVKVRNLAFEKAVKIRMTFDTWKTFTDYLCQYVKDTYAGSDKDTFSFDVSLPERVQPHERIEFAVCYECDGKVYWDSNKGLNYRIIRSELKSAREISQPQDEPGFGIAFDQFGSPRCSYGLFPEWPSYSGYEKLGPYY; this is translated from the exons ATGAG AATACTGGACTCTTTCCCTCACAAGCCCACAATGGCGGTGGACGTAGCAATGCAGTTCTGCCTGCGCACGCCCCCTTTGCGACGAGAGAGTTTTGCCTACAAAATAGCTccaaaatccaaaaaaccctTGCGACCCTGCATCCATTTGAACAGCAGTACCGAATTAAATGAACTGGGAGCCGAAGTCAAAGCTCTACAGAGAAAGAGAGTAAAAAAGAGGGTTTCCTTTGCCGACAGTCGGGGCTTGGCTCTAACGGTGGTTAAAGTGTTCTCGGAATTTGACAACTCGCTAGATATTCCATTCAATATCACTGAACTAATAGACAACATTGTGGGCCTGACAACGGTGGACAGAGATGACTTTGTCTTGGATTTTGTACTGCCTTCTGCTGATTATTTGGACTTCCGGAATCGTCTCCAGGCAGACTATGTCTGCCTCGAGAACTGCACGTTGAAAGATAAAGCCATCACAGGCACAGTGAAAGTCAGGAATCTCGCATTTGAGAAGGCCGTGAAGATCCGGATGACATTTGATACCTGGAAAACCTTCACGGACTACCTGTGCCAATATGTTAAGGACACATACGCAGGTTCGGATAAGGACACGTTCTCCTTTGATGTCAGCTTGCCAGAAAGAGTTCAGCCCCATGAAAGGATAGAGTTTGCAGTGTGTTACGAGTGTGATGGCAAGGTGTATTGGGACAGCAACAAAGGCCTGAATTACAGGATCATACGGTCTGAACTCAAATCTGCTCGGGAGATTTCTCAGCCACAGGACGAACCTGGCTTTGGAATTGCCTTCGACCAGTTTGGTAGCCCAAGGTGTTCCTACGGCCTGTTTCCTGAATGGCCAAGCTATTCAGGGTATGAAAAACTTGGGCCTTATTACTGA
- the PPP1R3B gene encoding protein phosphatase 1 regulatory subunit 3B isoform X1, whose product MLQTEMRFQSSNFWVSGILDSFPHKPTMAVDVAMQFCLRTPPLRRESFAYKIAPKSKKPLRPCIHLNSSTELNELGAEVKALQRKRVKKRVSFADSRGLALTVVKVFSEFDNSLDIPFNITELIDNIVGLTTVDRDDFVLDFVLPSADYLDFRNRLQADYVCLENCTLKDKAITGTVKVRNLAFEKAVKIRMTFDTWKTFTDYLCQYVKDTYAGSDKDTFSFDVSLPERVQPHERIEFAVCYECDGKVYWDSNKGLNYRIIRSELKSAREISQPQDEPGFGIAFDQFGSPRCSYGLFPEWPSYSGYEKLGPYY is encoded by the exons ATGCTGCAGACTGAAATGCGATTTCAATCCAGCAACTTCTGGGTTTCAGG AATACTGGACTCTTTCCCTCACAAGCCCACAATGGCGGTGGACGTAGCAATGCAGTTCTGCCTGCGCACGCCCCCTTTGCGACGAGAGAGTTTTGCCTACAAAATAGCTccaaaatccaaaaaaccctTGCGACCCTGCATCCATTTGAACAGCAGTACCGAATTAAATGAACTGGGAGCCGAAGTCAAAGCTCTACAGAGAAAGAGAGTAAAAAAGAGGGTTTCCTTTGCCGACAGTCGGGGCTTGGCTCTAACGGTGGTTAAAGTGTTCTCGGAATTTGACAACTCGCTAGATATTCCATTCAATATCACTGAACTAATAGACAACATTGTGGGCCTGACAACGGTGGACAGAGATGACTTTGTCTTGGATTTTGTACTGCCTTCTGCTGATTATTTGGACTTCCGGAATCGTCTCCAGGCAGACTATGTCTGCCTCGAGAACTGCACGTTGAAAGATAAAGCCATCACAGGCACAGTGAAAGTCAGGAATCTCGCATTTGAGAAGGCCGTGAAGATCCGGATGACATTTGATACCTGGAAAACCTTCACGGACTACCTGTGCCAATATGTTAAGGACACATACGCAGGTTCGGATAAGGACACGTTCTCCTTTGATGTCAGCTTGCCAGAAAGAGTTCAGCCCCATGAAAGGATAGAGTTTGCAGTGTGTTACGAGTGTGATGGCAAGGTGTATTGGGACAGCAACAAAGGCCTGAATTACAGGATCATACGGTCTGAACTCAAATCTGCTCGGGAGATTTCTCAGCCACAGGACGAACCTGGCTTTGGAATTGCCTTCGACCAGTTTGGTAGCCCAAGGTGTTCCTACGGCCTGTTTCCTGAATGGCCAAGCTATTCAGGGTATGAAAAACTTGGGCCTTATTACTGA